In Myxococcales bacterium, the following proteins share a genomic window:
- the ligA gene encoding NAD-dependent DNA ligase LigA, with amino-acid sequence MATPNAKYLALVDELAEHDRRYYVDAAPTISDGEYDALLRHLRELEAAHPAWIVPWSPTQRVAPLPASGFTKVVRERPMLSLDNTYNPGELTAFVDRIVKTLGAEATVSYVVEPKIDGFGIELTYKEGLLALGTTRGDGTVGEDITSNLKTVQGVALRLREPVDITVRGEVYIAKAEFAKINEARAASGEELFKNPRNLAAGSIKLLDAREVAQRPMQTILYELVDGDAGITSHHASIARLATLGLPTNRHNALAHSLDELLAHVASWESRRDSLPYEIDGLVIKVDSYEQRAELGTTSKFPKWAIAYKFPARQVTTLVRELEINVGRTGAITPVAILEPVDVSGTTVSRVSLHNWDQVARLGIGAGDRVLIEKAGEIIPQVLGVTEASTQPRFVPPAACPTCGTALVREDEKVVLICPNRVGCPAQRLAAIEFFGSRGQLNIDGLGEKIVAAIIAAGYVRDVADLFALTVEQLEGLERFGKLSATNLVTAIAHARETATASRLLSALGIANVGGVVAGLIMKPYGKLSTLRNRVAATDREAMVAELCAIDGVGEVIAQSVDAFFRDPDSLEIVDKLISHGVDPAEPVKAAATGALSGQIFVITGTLSKPRAEVAADIEAAGGTVAGSVSKKTNYLVAGADTGKSKLDAATKHGTKVLDEAALGALIAGDVPQS; translated from the coding sequence ATGGCGACGCCCAACGCAAAATACCTGGCACTCGTCGACGAACTCGCCGAGCATGATCGCCGCTACTACGTCGACGCGGCGCCGACCATTAGCGATGGCGAGTACGATGCGCTGCTGCGTCACCTGCGCGAGCTGGAGGCGGCCCACCCGGCGTGGATCGTGCCGTGGTCGCCCACCCAGCGCGTCGCGCCACTGCCGGCCTCGGGTTTTACCAAGGTCGTGCGCGAACGGCCGATGCTGTCGCTCGACAACACGTATAATCCTGGCGAGCTCACCGCCTTTGTCGACCGCATCGTTAAGACGCTTGGCGCCGAGGCAACAGTTAGCTACGTCGTCGAGCCGAAGATCGACGGCTTCGGAATTGAGCTTACATATAAGGAGGGCCTGCTGGCGCTGGGCACCACCCGCGGCGACGGCACCGTCGGCGAGGACATCACGTCGAACCTAAAGACCGTCCAGGGCGTAGCGCTGCGCCTGCGCGAACCCGTCGACATCACGGTGCGCGGCGAGGTGTATATTGCCAAGGCCGAGTTCGCAAAAATCAACGAAGCGCGCGCGGCCTCCGGCGAAGAGCTGTTCAAGAACCCGCGCAACCTCGCGGCCGGATCGATCAAGCTGCTGGATGCGCGCGAAGTGGCGCAGCGACCGATGCAGACCATTTTGTACGAATTGGTCGACGGCGATGCGGGCATCACCTCGCACCACGCCTCGATCGCGCGCCTTGCCACGCTTGGGCTGCCAACCAACCGCCACAACGCGCTGGCCCACTCGCTCGACGAGTTGCTGGCGCATGTGGCGTCGTGGGAGAGCCGCCGCGATTCGCTGCCGTATGAAATTGATGGCTTGGTGATCAAGGTCGACAGCTACGAGCAACGCGCCGAGCTCGGCACCACCTCCAAATTCCCCAAATGGGCCATCGCCTATAAATTCCCGGCGCGCCAGGTCACCACGTTGGTGCGCGAACTGGAAATCAATGTTGGCCGCACCGGCGCCATCACGCCGGTTGCCATCCTCGAGCCGGTCGACGTCTCGGGCACCACGGTGTCGCGGGTGAGCTTGCACAACTGGGATCAGGTCGCGCGCCTCGGCATCGGCGCCGGCGACCGCGTGCTGATCGAGAAGGCCGGCGAAATTATTCCGCAGGTGCTCGGCGTCACCGAGGCGTCAACGCAGCCGCGCTTTGTGCCGCCCGCCGCATGCCCGACGTGCGGCACCGCGCTGGTGCGCGAAGATGAAAAGGTGGTGCTCATTTGTCCCAACCGCGTCGGCTGCCCGGCACAGCGCCTTGCCGCCATCGAATTCTTTGGCTCGCGCGGCCAGCTCAATATTGACGGCCTTGGCGAAAAAATCGTCGCGGCCATCATCGCCGCCGGCTACGTCCGCGACGTCGCAGATTTGTTTGCGCTCACCGTCGAGCAGCTCGAAGGCCTCGAGCGCTTCGGCAAGCTAAGCGCGACAAATCTCGTTACGGCCATTGCCCACGCGCGCGAAACCGCGACCGCGAGCCGGCTGCTCTCGGCGCTTGGCATCGCCAATGTTGGCGGCGTCGTTGCGGGGCTCATCATGAAGCCGTACGGCAAGCTGTCGACCTTGCGCAACCGCGTCGCCGCCACCGACCGCGAAGCCATGGTCGCCGAGCTATGCGCCATCGACGGCGTCGGCGAGGTGATCGCGCAATCGGTCGACGCCTTTTTTCGCGACCCCGACTCGCTTGAGATCGTGGACAAACTCATCAGCCACGGCGTCGATCCGGCCGAGCCGGTGAAGGCGGCCGCCACCGGCGCGCTCTCCGGTCAAATTTTTGTTATCACCGGCACCCTATCTAAGCCGCGCGCCGAAGTCGCCGCCGACATCGAGGCTGCCGGCGGTACCGTCGCTGGCTCGGTCAGCAAAAAAACCAACTACCTCGTCGCCGGCGCCGACACCGGCAAGAGCAAGCTCGACGCTGCCACCAAGCATGGCACGAAGGTGCTCGACGAGGCCGCGCTGGGCGCATTGATTGCAGGCGACGTGCCGCAGTCTTGA
- a CDS encoding class I SAM-dependent methyltransferase has product MALEPSDPRYERYARAFDLEIAPIWSARFAEPLLRGLSLRPKVQVLDVGCLTGDVIVELLARMEGAGRIIAIDPRAPMVDVARRKVAALGPLGERAVFFRTEPIAKLPFADNVYDLVVSNLALHEHADPKHLLAELARVCRPGGEVRCALPLAGTFGQLHDLYKEVLMRRNDDEAIARLEAYIATYPTYEQVQGWCLAAGLDARIEVSAFTILFRSGREFFYSPFIESGPLSAWRDIVGDVAHVPEVFNALKQTIDTYFDKRPFEISVHAAAVVARKAGSA; this is encoded by the coding sequence ATGGCGCTGGAGCCTTCCGACCCGCGGTACGAGCGCTATGCGCGCGCGTTTGACCTCGAGATCGCGCCGATCTGGAGCGCTCGCTTTGCCGAGCCGCTGCTGCGCGGCCTGTCGCTGCGGCCCAAGGTGCAGGTGCTCGACGTTGGCTGCCTCACCGGCGACGTCATCGTCGAGTTGCTGGCGCGCATGGAAGGTGCCGGCCGCATCATCGCCATCGATCCACGCGCGCCCATGGTCGATGTCGCGCGGCGCAAGGTGGCTGCGCTTGGCCCACTCGGCGAGCGTGCGGTGTTTTTTCGCACCGAGCCAATTGCCAAGCTGCCCTTTGCCGACAACGTCTACGACCTGGTGGTGAGCAATCTCGCGCTGCACGAGCATGCCGACCCCAAGCACTTGCTGGCTGAACTAGCCCGCGTATGTCGCCCGGGTGGCGAGGTCCGCTGCGCGTTGCCACTGGCCGGCACGTTTGGACAACTACACGACCTCTATAAAGAGGTGCTCATGCGCCGGAATGACGATGAAGCGATTGCGCGGCTGGAAGCCTATATCGCGACCTACCCCACGTATGAACAAGTTCAAGGGTGGTGCCTCGCGGCTGGCTTAGACGCCCGCATCGAAGTCAGCGCATTTACGATCTTATTTCGCAGCGGGCGCGAATTTTTCTACTCGCCATTTATTGAATCGGGCCCGCTTTCGGCGTGGCGCGATATCGTTGGCGACGTCGCGCACGTGCCGGAAGTGTTTAACGCGCTCAAGCAAACCATCGACACCTATTTTGACAAACGCCCCTTTGAAATCTCCGTGCACGCCGCCGCGGTAGTCGCGCGCAAGGCGGGGAGCGCCTAG
- a CDS encoding Rv1355c family protein, protein MDSWQPELLYPAEASSRARLAELRAARDVQVFDTLQAQVADLAQTRHPGPPLQGEVQAQAIAAVCGGDLERYGAWVYYAWSRRLVRLLAPQDFFELRTDRNRLKIVRDEQALLQRKRIAVLGLSVGQAAALTLTLEGIGGRFRLADFDTLSLSNLNRLRAGVHELGVNKAVITARAMFELNPYLDIEILPQGVTDANLATFLDGIDLLVEECDSIVIKFQVREEARRRRIPVIMDTSERGMLDVERFDLQPERPLFHGLLPGVTAADVAELPRPAQLPLVLGIVGVDGMSGAMAASMCELGHSISTWPQLGSSVTLGGALVADTARRVLLDQFRASGRYFVDLAELITPATAADTTPVDLAVRAAPEATQPRRELAALRAPARGRGAAPSAEEIRFLVAHASLAPSSGNRQPWQFGWNGTRLTCALSSQALAASGDAHDNLIALGAAVENIVLSATSLGLAANVSELKAAADARPAVAITFARGDLEPSPLATAIADRVTNRRLAPPQALAPSDVQAMQAALHHPAGVLALRTADDARLALGTWLGEVERLRHLEPRLHAELMADLRFTPHAATATRDGLDVATLEASPTDVAIMRILGNPEAMARLAQVDGGHALKRGAAMAMAQCSAAVLVGVRGGGDHGAFDAGRQLQRVWLAATLCGLAVQPWGALPSLLARLDRGAPMSPRASELMTRLSPAWRGFWDLGAAAPFCGVMLRLAHAPPPSAISLRRDVPTI, encoded by the coding sequence GTGGATAGTTGGCAACCCGAGCTCTTGTACCCCGCCGAGGCATCGTCGCGTGCGCGCCTTGCCGAGCTACGCGCCGCGCGCGACGTGCAGGTGTTTGACACCTTGCAGGCACAAGTCGCCGACCTGGCGCAGACGCGCCATCCCGGGCCACCGTTGCAAGGCGAGGTGCAAGCGCAGGCGATCGCCGCGGTGTGCGGCGGCGACCTCGAACGCTATGGCGCGTGGGTCTATTATGCGTGGTCGCGGCGATTGGTGCGGTTGCTCGCGCCGCAGGACTTTTTCGAGCTGCGCACCGATCGCAATCGTCTCAAGATCGTGCGCGATGAGCAAGCCTTGCTGCAGCGCAAGCGCATCGCGGTGCTCGGCCTCTCGGTGGGCCAGGCGGCCGCGCTAACCCTGACGCTTGAAGGCATCGGCGGCCGCTTTCGCCTCGCCGATTTTGACACGCTGTCGCTCTCGAACCTCAATCGCCTGCGCGCCGGCGTGCACGAGCTGGGCGTCAACAAGGCGGTCATCACGGCGCGCGCCATGTTCGAGCTCAACCCCTACCTCGACATCGAAATCCTCCCGCAAGGCGTCACCGACGCCAATCTCGCCACGTTTCTTGACGGCATCGATTTACTGGTCGAAGAGTGCGATAGCATCGTCATCAAGTTCCAGGTCCGCGAAGAGGCGCGGCGGCGACGCATCCCCGTGATCATGGACACCAGCGAGCGCGGCATGCTCGATGTCGAGCGCTTCGACCTGCAGCCGGAGCGGCCGCTGTTTCACGGCCTGTTACCCGGCGTGACCGCGGCCGACGTGGCCGAATTACCGCGGCCGGCGCAGTTGCCATTAGTGCTCGGGATTGTCGGCGTCGACGGCATGAGCGGCGCGATGGCGGCCTCGATGTGTGAACTTGGTCATAGCATCTCGACGTGGCCGCAACTCGGCTCGTCGGTAACGCTTGGCGGTGCCTTGGTCGCCGACACCGCGCGGCGCGTCTTGCTCGACCAATTTCGCGCTTCGGGGCGTTACTTTGTCGATTTGGCGGAGCTCATCACGCCAGCGACGGCCGCGGATACGACGCCGGTTGACTTGGCCGTGCGCGCCGCGCCCGAGGCGACGCAACCTCGGCGCGAGCTCGCCGCCTTGCGCGCGCCCGCGCGCGGTCGCGGCGCTGCGCCGTCGGCCGAGGAAATTCGCTTTTTAGTCGCCCACGCCTCGTTGGCGCCCTCGTCGGGCAATCGCCAGCCTTGGCAATTTGGATGGAACGGCACGCGCCTTACATGCGCATTGTCGTCACAAGCACTTGCGGCGTCGGGCGACGCGCACGATAACCTTATCGCACTTGGCGCAGCGGTAGAAAATATCGTCCTCTCGGCAACCTCGCTCGGCCTCGCCGCCAACGTCAGCGAACTCAAAGCCGCCGCGGACGCGCGACCGGCGGTGGCGATCACGTTTGCCCGCGGCGACCTCGAGCCCTCGCCGCTTGCCACCGCCATCGCCGATCGCGTCACCAATCGCCGCCTCGCACCGCCGCAAGCTCTGGCGCCAAGCGATGTGCAGGCGATGCAAGCCGCGCTTCACCACCCGGCCGGCGTGCTTGCGCTACGCACCGCCGACGACGCGCGTCTGGCGCTTGGAACCTGGCTTGGCGAGGTAGAGCGGCTGCGCCACCTCGAGCCGCGCCTGCATGCCGAACTCATGGCCGATCTGCGCTTTACGCCGCATGCCGCGACAGCCACCCGCGATGGCCTCGACGTCGCAACGCTAGAAGCCTCGCCCACCGACGTCGCGATCATGCGCATTCTTGGCAACCCTGAGGCGATGGCGCGGCTGGCACAGGTGGACGGCGGCCACGCCCTAAAACGCGGCGCGGCCATGGCGATGGCCCAGTGTTCTGCGGCCGTCCTTGTGGGCGTTCGCGGTGGTGGCGACCACGGCGCCTTTGACGCCGGCCGCCAGTTGCAACGCGTGTGGCTCGCGGCCACGCTGTGCGGCCTCGCCGTGCAACCATGGGGCGCGCTGCCGTCGTTGCTGGCGCGCCTCGACCGAGGCGCGCCGATGTCGCCGCGTGCTAGCGAGCTGATGACGCGCCTCTCGCCCGCCTGGCGCGGCTTCTGGGACCTAGGCGCCGCGGCGCCATTTTGCGGCGTCATGTTGCGCCTTGCGCACGCGCCGCCGCCCAGCGCGATCTCGCTGCGCCGCGACGTGCCAACGATTTAG
- a CDS encoding AAA family ATPase: MELLDGAVSFIDWVRPHAALPTRGNVATERLPSTASESPARLAAATPAPASPTAVAATPSYAATAHLKFVDAPSIVMPLMMPSALHSASAWATGVLDVARLREALAQLAVGVAAIHAAGKLHRDLKPNNVLVTPQGRVALVDFGFTLRAHDSVDYCTPAYMAPEQAKRMHPTKAADWYAVGVMLYEALTGDIPFAPLFHDMKRALAAKCEQDPPSPQLINPAAPPDLVELCMALLQRDPAARPDGAALRRHLAPAARSRRRSFSIQPQTRPQTFLGRDGELATLRRAFEASRQAPTAVLVVGESGVGKSELVAHFLPVALGADAVVLSGRCYESETVPFKAWDCVIDQLSDYWAQLPTAEAAAMRPIDADILLQVFPVLRRVPVLADSTAEAGPTLSPQAQRQRVFTAVRETLRHVAQRGQLVIVIDDLQWADQDSLDLLAAVGSVADAPPMLFVATARLAAHDDDATHVDVLGTVRALLPQAHELALGVLPTPAALSLARALMGDDVPLDVQGLVAEAGGHPLLIEELVRAARATGSDRLVTLEQALQARLGKLTPLGRRLIDLLAVAGQPLSRGAAAIALGSEMAAVADAIEALQVAHLVRTDGMRRGDRVEAYHDRIRQVAISRLPAATLQQIHEQLATALEGDDEANPEFIATHWRSAGNPARAAHYLLRAADASSAKLAFNRASRLFGELIELWPEAISGHRPWRAHPPLHEIWEKLGDARASQRQAQPAATAFQQAAARADGDERRRLLHRAADQLLRCGQIDAGHATLVPLLDAAGVPLPRSRGAAVATLLGHRVALQLRGGFAAGLRRAERRLPPTGITLPEATQHRLELCWTTLVDFFSVDQLLGIVYYCRYTPLAFASGQPLHLSRAAATEAIYITANHGSASAAQARLDDAQRLAERAADAAPFVIFARAMVEFLRGNWRALRIDCERFMAATDARRHQYIFERAMLHQIALWSLCFCGELTALARYAGDILQAADESDDLFSAMSAKSGYPSLVWLVADDPVRARREASAAIAQWSQQGFHVQHLFDLICQTHIDLYEGKARDAAARFDALWPALAKSGLLRVQMNRALIADLHARILLARLTGEAIDAPARRELTARARKLARSLHRENRPWLAGLATLIDAQLDGNRDGYLRAAAIMSELGLELHANLARLASAEPEATSQALRFIASHNVANPQRLAAVFVPHASGLADGQER, encoded by the coding sequence ATGGAGCTACTAGACGGCGCGGTGTCGTTCATCGACTGGGTGCGACCGCACGCCGCCCTGCCAACGCGCGGCAACGTCGCCACCGAGCGCTTGCCATCAACTGCTAGCGAAAGCCCGGCACGCCTGGCGGCGGCAACACCGGCACCTGCCTCGCCAACCGCAGTGGCAGCGACGCCAAGCTATGCCGCGACCGCGCACTTAAAATTTGTCGACGCACCCTCCATTGTTATGCCGCTGATGATGCCCAGCGCGCTGCACTCGGCCTCGGCGTGGGCCACCGGCGTGCTGGATGTCGCGCGCTTGCGCGAGGCCCTGGCGCAACTCGCCGTTGGCGTGGCGGCGATCCACGCCGCGGGCAAGTTGCATCGCGATCTCAAGCCCAACAACGTACTGGTTACGCCGCAGGGTCGCGTCGCGCTGGTGGACTTTGGCTTCACCTTGCGCGCCCACGATAGCGTCGACTATTGCACGCCCGCCTATATGGCGCCCGAGCAAGCCAAGCGGATGCATCCGACCAAGGCCGCCGACTGGTACGCGGTGGGCGTGATGCTTTATGAGGCGCTCACCGGCGACATACCGTTTGCGCCGCTGTTTCACGATATGAAGCGCGCGCTTGCGGCCAAGTGCGAGCAAGATCCGCCGTCGCCGCAGCTCATCAATCCTGCGGCGCCACCCGATTTGGTCGAGCTATGCATGGCTTTGCTGCAACGCGACCCCGCGGCGCGTCCTGACGGCGCGGCGTTGCGACGCCACCTCGCCCCGGCCGCGCGCAGCCGGCGCCGTTCGTTTTCGATCCAACCGCAAACGCGGCCCCAAACCTTCTTGGGGCGCGACGGCGAGCTCGCGACGCTGCGGCGCGCGTTTGAAGCCAGCCGCCAGGCGCCGACCGCGGTGCTTGTCGTCGGCGAGTCCGGCGTCGGCAAGAGCGAACTCGTCGCGCATTTCTTGCCGGTAGCGCTCGGGGCCGACGCGGTGGTGCTCAGCGGCCGATGCTACGAAAGCGAGACCGTGCCCTTTAAGGCGTGGGACTGCGTCATCGACCAGCTCAGCGATTATTGGGCGCAGCTGCCAACGGCGGAGGCTGCAGCCATGCGGCCCATCGACGCCGATATCTTGCTTCAGGTATTTCCGGTGCTGCGCCGCGTCCCCGTGCTTGCGGATAGTACCGCCGAGGCTGGCCCAACGCTTTCGCCGCAAGCCCAGCGTCAACGCGTCTTCACCGCGGTGCGCGAGACGCTGCGTCACGTGGCGCAGCGTGGACAGTTGGTCATTGTCATCGACGACTTGCAGTGGGCCGATCAAGACAGTCTCGACCTCTTGGCCGCAGTCGGTAGCGTCGCCGATGCGCCCCCCATGCTGTTTGTGGCCACGGCGCGCCTGGCCGCCCACGACGACGATGCGACCCACGTCGATGTGCTGGGCACGGTGCGTGCGCTGCTGCCACAGGCGCACGAGCTGGCCCTCGGCGTCTTGCCAACCCCTGCCGCGCTTAGCCTGGCGCGTGCGCTCATGGGCGACGATGTGCCGCTTGATGTTCAGGGCCTCGTCGCCGAAGCCGGCGGCCATCCGTTGCTCATCGAAGAGCTCGTCCGCGCCGCGCGCGCCACTGGCAGCGACCGCCTGGTGACGCTTGAGCAAGCGCTGCAAGCCCGTCTCGGCAAGCTGACGCCGCTGGGACGTCGCTTGATTGATTTGCTCGCCGTCGCGGGCCAACCCCTATCGCGCGGGGCCGCGGCGATTGCGCTGGGTAGCGAGATGGCGGCGGTAGCCGATGCGATCGAGGCGCTGCAAGTCGCGCATCTCGTGCGCACGGACGGCATGCGCCGCGGCGACCGCGTCGAGGCGTACCACGACCGCATTCGCCAAGTCGCGATTTCGCGCCTTCCTGCCGCCACGCTCCAGCAAATCCACGAACAGCTGGCGACGGCGCTGGAAGGCGACGATGAAGCCAATCCTGAGTTCATCGCGACCCATTGGCGTAGCGCGGGCAACCCGGCACGGGCGGCACACTACCTGCTGCGCGCGGCCGACGCCTCCTCGGCGAAGCTCGCCTTCAATCGCGCGAGCCGACTATTTGGCGAACTCATTGAACTGTGGCCAGAGGCAATTTCTGGCCACCGACCGTGGCGAGCCCACCCGCCGTTGCATGAGATTTGGGAAAAACTAGGAGATGCACGCGCAAGCCAGCGCCAGGCGCAGCCAGCGGCAACGGCGTTTCAACAGGCGGCCGCCCGCGCTGACGGAGATGAGCGCCGACGCTTGCTGCATCGCGCGGCGGATCAGTTGCTGCGTTGTGGCCAGATCGACGCCGGCCACGCCACGCTGGTGCCGCTGCTCGACGCCGCCGGCGTGCCGTTGCCGCGCAGCCGCGGCGCGGCGGTGGCGACGTTGCTGGGCCACCGCGTCGCCTTGCAGCTGCGCGGTGGCTTTGCCGCGGGCCTGCGGCGCGCCGAGCGGCGTCTGCCGCCTACAGGCATCACCCTGCCGGAGGCGACCCAGCATCGCCTGGAATTGTGTTGGACGACGTTGGTCGATTTCTTCTCCGTCGATCAGTTGCTCGGCATCGTCTATTATTGTCGCTACACGCCGCTGGCATTTGCATCGGGGCAGCCGCTGCATCTAAGCCGTGCCGCCGCCACCGAGGCGATTTACATCACCGCGAACCACGGCAGCGCGAGCGCGGCCCAGGCACGCCTCGACGACGCGCAGCGCCTGGCCGAACGCGCCGCCGACGCCGCGCCATTTGTCATCTTCGCGCGGGCGATGGTCGAGTTTTTGCGCGGCAATTGGCGCGCCCTGCGCATCGATTGCGAGCGCTTCATGGCCGCCACCGATGCCCGCCGCCATCAATACATCTTCGAGCGCGCGATGTTGCATCAGATCGCGCTGTGGTCGCTGTGCTTCTGCGGCGAGCTCACCGCGCTGGCGCGCTACGCGGGTGACATCTTGCAGGCCGCCGACGAAAGCGATGACCTATTTTCTGCCATGAGCGCCAAGTCGGGCTACCCGAGCCTGGTGTGGCTCGTCGCGGATGACCCGGTGCGCGCGCGGCGTGAGGCCAGCGCGGCGATCGCTCAATGGTCGCAACAGGGCTTTCATGTCCAACACCTCTTCGATCTAATCTGCCAGACCCATATCGATCTTTACGAAGGCAAGGCGCGCGACGCCGCGGCGCGCTTTGACGCCCTGTGGCCGGCGCTGGCCAAGTCGGGCCTGCTGCGGGTGCAAATGAATCGCGCGCTGATTGCCGATCTGCACGCGCGCATCCTCTTGGCGCGGCTGACCGGTGAAGCCATCGATGCGCCAGCCCGCCGCGAGCTAACGGCCCGCGCCCGCAAGCTCGCGCGGTCGCTGCATCGCGAAAACAGACCCTGGCTCGCGGGCCTGGCGACGCTCATCGACGCCCAGCTCGACGGCAACCGCGACGGCTATCTCCGCGCGGCCGCCATCATGTCGGAGCTCGGCCTGGAATTGCACGCCAACCTCGCGCGCCTTGCCTCGGCAGAGCCCGAAGCGACCAGCCAAGCCTTGCGCTTTATCGCCAGCCACAACGTCGCCAATCCGCAGCGGCTGGCGGCGGTGTTTGTGCCCCATGCATCCGGGCTGGCGGATGGGCAAGAAAGGTAG
- a CDS encoding protein kinase gives MAWLVHFSGPAIESLGSLDMTKLGEFPASARFERIRLAGEGSFGVVYEAFDRERGASVAMKVLREEPAGDAVLRFKSEFRGLRELQHPNVVKLHELVHEGGQWFLPWSY, from the coding sequence GTGGCCTGGCTGGTACACTTTTCGGGCCCGGCGATCGAAAGCCTGGGTTCGCTCGACATGACCAAGCTCGGAGAATTTCCTGCCAGTGCGCGCTTTGAGCGCATACGCCTCGCTGGCGAGGGCAGCTTTGGCGTCGTCTACGAGGCCTTCGATCGCGAGCGCGGCGCCAGCGTGGCGATGAAGGTGCTGCGCGAGGAACCCGCGGGGGATGCCGTCCTGCGCTTTAAAAGCGAATTTCGCGGCCTGCGCGAGCTGCAGCATCCCAACGTCGTCAAGCTGCACGAGCTAGTGCACGAGGGCGGGCAATGGTTTTTACCATGGAGCTACTAG
- the thiC gene encoding phosphomethylpyrimidine synthase ThiC, which translates to MSQESPPTTNAKRSLPTAEASPVAGLAPITGFPNSEKVYVQQDGLSVPMRRIHLSGGEAPLDVYDTSGPADCDLEQGLPKLRQPWIAARLAGKLPGGDTGNRTQMHYARRGIITEEMKFIAIRENMAPEFVRAEVARGRAIIPANINHPEAEPMIIGKNFLVKINANIGNSAVGSSIGEEVDKLRWSTKWGADTVMDLSTGKDIHKTREWIIRNAPVPIGTVPIYQCLEKVNGDAGALSIDLFIDTLIEQAEQGVDYFTIHAGVLMRYVPMTAKRLTGIVSRGGSIMAKWCLTHHKENFLYTNFERICEVMKKYDVAFSLGDGLRPGCIADANDAAQLGELETLGELTKIAWKHDIQVMIEGPGHVPMHKIKENVELQEKWCDEAPFYTLGPLVTDIAPGYDHITSAIGAAMIGWHGTAMLCYVTPKEHLGLPNRDDVKAGVIAYKIAAHAADLAKGHPGAQRRDDALSKARFEFRWQDQFNLCLDPDTAVAYHDETLPAPAAKGAHFCSMCGPKFCSMKITQDVRDYAAANGLAEAEAISAGLAAKAAEFEHVGDLHTKAP; encoded by the coding sequence ATGTCACAAGAGTCACCTCCAACAACAAACGCCAAACGCAGCCTACCAACCGCCGAGGCGAGTCCGGTCGCGGGCCTCGCGCCGATCACGGGGTTTCCTAACTCCGAAAAAGTGTACGTGCAGCAAGACGGCCTCTCGGTGCCGATGCGGCGCATTCACTTAAGCGGCGGCGAGGCGCCGCTCGATGTCTATGACACCTCGGGCCCCGCAGACTGCGATTTGGAGCAAGGGCTGCCCAAGCTGCGCCAGCCGTGGATCGCGGCGCGCCTCGCTGGCAAGTTGCCGGGCGGCGACACCGGCAATCGCACGCAAATGCACTACGCGCGGCGCGGCATCATTACCGAAGAGATGAAGTTTATCGCGATTCGCGAAAACATGGCGCCAGAGTTCGTGCGCGCTGAGGTCGCGCGCGGCCGCGCCATCATCCCGGCCAACATCAACCATCCTGAAGCCGAACCGATGATCATCGGCAAGAACTTCCTGGTAAAAATCAACGCCAACATCGGCAACTCGGCGGTGGGCTCATCGATCGGCGAAGAAGTCGACAAGCTGCGGTGGTCGACCAAGTGGGGCGCCGATACCGTGATGGACCTCTCCACCGGCAAAGACATCCACAAGACCCGCGAGTGGATCATTCGCAACGCGCCGGTGCCCATTGGCACGGTGCCTATTTACCAATGCCTCGAAAAAGTGAACGGCGATGCCGGGGCGCTCAGCATCGACCTTTTCATCGATACGCTGATCGAGCAGGCCGAGCAAGGCGTCGACTACTTCACCATCCACGCCGGCGTGCTCATGCGCTACGTGCCGATGACCGCGAAGCGCCTCACCGGCATTGTCTCGCGCGGCGGGTCGATCATGGCCAAGTGGTGCCTGACGCATCATAAAGAAAACTTTCTCTACACCAACTTCGAGCGCATCTGCGAGGTGATGAAAAAGTACGACGTCGCATTCTCGCTCGGCGACGGCCTGCGCCCGGGCTGCATTGCGGATGCCAACGACGCTGCTCAGCTCGGCGAACTGGAAACCCTGGGCGAGCTAACCAAGATCGCGTGGAAACACGATATCCAGGTCATGATCGAAGGCCCCGGCCACGTGCCGATGCACAAGATTAAAGAAAATGTCGAGCTGCAGGAGAAGTGGTGCGACGAGGCGCCGTTCTACACGCTCGGGCCCTTGGTCACCGACATTGCGCCCGGCTACGACCACATCACCAGCGCGATTGGCGCCGCGATGATTGGCTGGCACGGCACGGCGATGCTGTGCTACGTGACGCCGAAAGAACATCTCGGCCTGCCCAATCGCGACGACGTCAAGGCCGGCGTCATTGCGTACAAGATCGCCGCCCACGCCGCCGATCTCGCCAAGGGTCATCCAGGTGCGCAACGGCGCGATGATGCGCTGTCGAAGGCGCGCTTTGAATTTCGCTGGCAAGACCAGTTTAATTTGTGTCTCGACCCCGACACCGCGGTCGCCTACCACGACGAGACGCTGCCGGCGCCCGCGGCCAAGGGCGCGCATTTTTGTTCGATGTGCGGCCCCAAGTTTTGCTCGATGAAGATCACGCAAGACGTGCGCGACTATGCCGCCGCCAATGGCCTGGCTGAAGCCGAGGCGATTTCGGCGGGCCTAGCCGCCAAGGCCGCCGAGTTTGAGCACGTCGGCGACCTCCATACCAAAGCGCCGTAA